A stretch of the Capsicum annuum cultivar UCD-10X-F1 chromosome 8, UCD10Xv1.1, whole genome shotgun sequence genome encodes the following:
- the LOC107861066 gene encoding uncharacterized protein LOC107861066, which produces MAVTTRSGKVFASLPASKPEDDILADDVKEIEIDLLVDVLEKIKGKEAEVVVTTLPKPPPLFPYRLKKKANDTKFGKFVAMLKQLMINLPLEEALEQMSGYAKFMKDLVSKKQTVSYEPVDNLHYCGVISMRSLIQKMADPGAFTIPCTIGPFNFAKTLCYLGASINLMPLVVYKKLGLADPTPINMRLAMEDRSMKYPMGILYDIFVKVSTFIFPADFFILDCEVDFEVPIILA; this is translated from the exons ATGGCggttaccactaggagtggtaaggtaTTTGCTAGCCTTCCTGCGAGCAAGCCTGAGGATGATATTTTAGCAGATGATGTTAAAGAAATAGAAATTGATCTTCTA GTTGATGTGTTAGAGAAGATTAAGGGAAAGGAGGCTGAAGTGGTGGTTACCACTCTTCCAAAACCTCCTCCTCTATTTCCTTATCGGTTAAAGAAGAAGGCCAATGACACAAAGTTTGGCAAATTTGTGGCCATGCTAAAGCAGTTAATGATTAATTTGCCACTGGAGGAGGCATTGGAACAAATGTCcgggtatgcaaagttcatgaaagaccttgtctCGAAGAAGCAGACGGTTAGCTATGAGCCGGTAGACAATCTTCATTATTGTGGTGTTATCTCCATGAGGTCTTTAATACAGAAGATGGCAGACccgggagcatttaccatcccatgcactattgggcctTTTAACTTTGCAAAAACTCTATGTtatttgggagctagtataaacttgatgccacTTGTGGtgtataagaaattgggtttggcGGATCCTACTCCCATAAACATGAGACTAGCTATGGAAGACAGATCTATGAAGTATCCCATGGGGATTCTATATGACATATTTGTAAAGGTGTCCACTTTTATATTTCCAGCTGATTTTTTcattcttgattgtgaggtggattttgaggtgcccataatcttggctTGA